The Saccharomyces mikatae IFO 1815 strain IFO1815 genome assembly, chromosome: 11 genome has a segment encoding these proteins:
- the URA1 gene encoding dihydroorotate dehydrogenase (similar to Saccharomyces cerevisiae URA1 (YKL216W)), translating into MTASLTTKFLNNTYENPFMNASGVHCMTTEELDELADSKAGAFITKSATTLEREGNPKPRYISVPLGSINSMGLPNEGIDYYLSYVLNRQKKYPDAPAIFFSVAGMSIDENLNLLKKIQDSEFNGITELNLSCPNVPGKPQVAYDFELTKETLEKVFVFFKKPLGIKLPPYFDFAHFDIIAKILNEFPLAYVNSINSIGNGLFIDVEKESVVVKPKNGFGGIGGEYVKPTALANVRAFYTRLRPDIKVIGTGGIKSGKDAFEHLLCGASMLQIGTELQKEGVKIFERIEKELKDIMEAKGYTSIDQFRGKLNSL; encoded by the coding sequence ATGACAGCCAGTTTAACTACCAAGTTCTTAAACAACACCTATGAGAACCCATTTATGAATGCATCTGGTGTTCATTGTATGACCACAGAGGAATTAGATGAATTAGCAGACTCTAAAGCGGGTGCGTTCATTACAAAGAGTGCCACGACTTTAGAGAGAGAAGGTAACCCTAAACCACGTTATATTTCTGTCCCTCTAGGCAGCATCAACTCTATGGGTTTACCAAATGAAGGTATTGACTACTATTTGTCCTACGTACTAAATCGTCAGAAGAAGTATCCTGACGCACCtgctattttcttttctgttgCTGGTATGAGCATTGATGAAAACTTGAActtgttaaaaaaaattcaagataGTGAGTTTAACGGTATTACAGAGCTAAACTTGTCCTGTCCAAACGTTCCTGGTAAACCACAAGTTGCttatgattttgaattgaCAAAGGAAACATTGGAAAAGGTCTTTGTGTTTTTCAAGAAGCCCCTTGGCATTAAGTTACCTCcttattttgattttgcccattttgatattatagCGAAAATATTGAATGAGTTCCCCTTGGCTTATGTCAACTCTATCAATAGTATAGGTAATGGTCTTTTCATTGATGTGGAGAAGGAAAGTGTAGTAGTAAAGCCAAAGAACGGTTTCGGAGGTATTGGAGGAGAATATGTCAAACCAACCGCGCTCGCTAATGTTCGTGCATTTTATACTCGTTTGAGACCTGATATTAAAGTTATCGGTACCGGTGGTATCAAGTCTGGTAAGGATGCATTTGAGCATCTTCTGTGTGGTGCTTCTATGCTACAAATTGGTACAGAATTGCAAAAAGAAGGCGTCAAGATTTTTGAAcgtattgaaaaagaactgAAAGACATAATGGAAGCTAAGGGTTACACATCCATAGACCAATTCCGTGGGAAGTTGAACAGTCTTTAA